The Pseudophryne corroboree isolate aPseCor3 chromosome 2, aPseCor3.hap2, whole genome shotgun sequence genome has a segment encoding these proteins:
- the LOC134992669 gene encoding uncharacterized protein LOC134992669 has product MSDFTVLLNDLARTCQELEQIKAEQTKDHEKVTKSFEKTLLSILRQEETILNHVEEEHRRLRDLLSSIQQDNDVALHNGVCQINHMVHEISVVSSQLKQALGTSNDSEPVMKEIQHRVANIFTRKNSINICLKKVHFLPQPLLSTTLGEIRCEEQSLGFSVPSLNRRANATWGRSTSTPTLLSDERPPWEDKPHNAGDLGFLGVKILLETDSDQCSGSSTKSSSMGTKKEDIDTQALNVLSKDEAVMEADKAALSPRTATKIWISDIKHSPTRQGKQSGTGLIVQTEEGHKSQNQRHLLSRQLLKESPPDSKSPYLRVNNTTAGRSQESRRTLLRDPKETLREHASLIKPHSYVENTSLQTENMEVLESKIQSTGKGKKANSPAGDKRKTVMDEGTHFSNDGAPITLPDHNTVFRAMTAYVCEGDSETSEDTLEEVETDGVKDPKACRQVAIRDSRVPSAKKYNDGDQLTSWMSPESQNQINSSSNFLTSHLNIQNLESGSQQSTHESLLSFDYMRMSDDRSDTLSKNILNIPPRSVSPSESVNSSYTFIIESPKNKKPIVKSGTFSRSPHLPTKESRKRHPVITVAAETSEIKSNQQMQTPASEKRRLVSKTRNQRAQPSSPWKPVPRSSSMSYIERIARPHTAPPRPTRPSSAKERRESVSSTSSSRSNSRSLSTSTPSSALREIRSRIKPTQCCRKTLRSSQLASPPKCLRKSEPNLTDCPLDNGDGVTKLVKQFGKFGSGRAELNLPHGIHTTNTGSVYVVDYGNRRLQVMDASGKILQQFALEAKNYFDVAVSNRGLVALTNSTDRTVDVYTKHGRLLQVISRNWGTPRGITANHRDEFIVADMKLGAVCALTLDTSTGCQKESTMVTGFNKPYLVSSNSQGLLAVSERGLDGGCCVKVLGEDLKLLKVLGLKDSPGPTLFNPWGVCVDNEGGVLVADWGQKHSIIYYPAKKPARSIVTEGLSSPRGLASWQDYLVLVADSMHNCIKVFQYQENEA; this is encoded by the coding sequence ATGAGTGACTTTACAGTTCTACTGAATGACCTTGCTCGAACATGCCAGGAGCTGGAGCAGATCAAAGCTGAACAGACAAAAGACCATGAGAAAGTAACAAAATCCTTTGAGAAGACTCTACTTTCCATCCTTAGACAGGAGGAGACCATCCTCAACCATGTGGAAGAGGAGCACAGAAGGCTACGAGATTTGTTATCCTCTATCCAGCAGGACAATGATGTAGCACTTCATAATGGAGTGTGTCAAATTAACCATATGGTGCATGAGATCTCCGTGGTTTCTTCTCAGCTCAAGCAGGCTCTGGGGACCTCTAATGACAGCGAGCCTGTAATGAAGGAAATCCAGCACAGGGTAGCTAACATTTTCACAAGAAAGAATAGTATCAATATCTGTCTAAAAAAGGTGCATTTCCTCCCCCAGCCTCTGCTGTCTACAACACTTGGGGAGATACGTTGTGAGGAGCAATCTCTTGGCTTCTCAGTTCCTAGCCTAAACAGAAGAGCAAATGCCACTTGGGGCAGAAGCACCAGCACTCCAACTCTTCTGAGTGATGAAAGGCCACCATGGGAGGACAAGCCGCACAACGCAGGCGATCTTGGATTTCTTGGAGTAAAAATCCTACTGGAAACGGACAGTGACCAGTGTTCTGGCTCCAGCACCAAGTCATCATCTATGGGAACAAAGAAAGAAGAtattgatactcaggcactgaacgtCCTTTCCAAAGATGAAGCTGTTATGGAAGCCGACAAAGCAGCTCTAAGTCCTCGAACAGCAACCAAAATTTGGATCTCTGATATTAAACATAGTCCAACCAGGCAGGGTAAGCAGAGTGGTACAGGACTTATAGTGCAGACTGAAGAAGGCCACAAGTCTCAGAACCAACGTCATCTGCTCAGCAGACAACTTCTTAAAGAATCACCACCAGACAGCAAATCTCCCTACCTTCGCGTAAACAACACAACAGCCGGAAGGAGCCAAGAGTCAAGAAGAACCTTGCTGAGGGACCCAAAAGAAACATTACGGGAACATGCCTCACTCATTAAGCCTCATTCCTATGTTGAAAACACAAGCTTACAGACAGAAAACATGGAAGTACTAGAGTCGAAAATACAGAGCACAGGAAAAGGGAAAAAGGCAAACAGTCCTGCAGGTGACAAGAGGAAAACAGTAATGGATGAAGGAACACATTTCAGCAATGATGGAGCCCCCATCACCTTGCCTGACCACAATACCGTGTTTAGAGCAATGACAGCGTATGTATGTGAAGGTGATTCTGAGACCTCTGAAGACACTTTGGAAGAAGTAGAGACAGATGGTGTGAAGGATCCAAAGGCGTGTCGACAAGTGGCTATAAGAGACAGCCGGGTCCCATCTGCCAAGAAGTACAATGATGGAGACCAGCTGACTAGCTGGATGTCCCCCGAGTCCCAGAACCAAATAAATAGTTCTAGCAACTTTTTAACATCTCACTTAAACATACAAAACTTGGAAAGTGGTTCACAGCAATCTACACATGAATCGCTGCTTAGCTTTGATTATATGCGAATGTCTGATGACAGGTCAGATACTCTAAGTAAGAACATTTTGAACATTCCTCCAAGATCAGTATCTCCCAGTGAAAGTGTGAATTCATCCTACACCTTTATAATAGAGTCTCCCAAAAATAAGAAGCCCATCGTCAAGTCAGGAACATTTTCGCGCTCACCTCATTTGCCCACGAAAGAATCCAGAAAAAGACACCCAGTTATTACCGTGGCAGCTGAGACATCTGAAATAAAATCCAATCAGCAAATGCAAACTCCGGCGAGTGAAAAGCGTAGACTTGTATCTAAAACCAGAAATCAGAGGGCGCAGCCCAGTTCACCCTGGAAACCCGTACCAAGGTCATCTTCAATGTCTTACATAGAGAGGATTGCAAGGCCACATACTGCTCCTCCTAGGCCAACTAGGCCCTCATCCGCAAAGGAGAGAAGGGAGTCTGTATCCAGCACGTCGAGCTCTAGGTCCAACTCCAGGAGTCTGTCCACCTCTACACCCTCCAGTGCCCTTCGTGAAATTAGAAGTCGCATTAAGCCCACGCAGTGCTGCAGGAAGACTTTAAGGTCATCTCAACTGGCCTCACCTCCCAAGTGTTTGAGGAAGAGCGAGCCTAATCTCACTGACTGCCCTCTAGACAATGGTGATGGGGTCACCAAGCTTGTTAAGCAATTTGGCAAATTCGGATCTGGCCGAGCCGAGTTGAATTTGCCCCATGGTATACATACCACAAACACCGGTTCCGTTTATGTGGTGGATTATGGAAACAGGAGGCTACAAGTGATGGATGCAAGCGGTAAAATCCTCCAACAGTTTGCACTTGAAGCAAAGAATTACTTTGATGTTGCCGTCAGCAATCGGGGGTTGGTCGCATTGACTAACTCCACTGATCGCACAGTGGATGTGTACACTAAGCATGGGCGCCTCCTGCAAGTTATTTCCAGAAACTGGGGCACTCCACGTGGCATCACTGCCAACCATAGAGATGAGTTCATAGTAGCGGATATGAAACTGGGAGCCGTCTGCGCACTCACACTGGACACCAGCACTGGTTGTCAGAAGGAGAGCACGATGGTAACTGGATTCAACAAGCCCTACCTCGTCAGCTCCAACAGCCAAGGGCTGCTGGCTGTCTCAGAGAGAGGCCTCGATGGTGGCTGCTGTGTCAAGGTGCTAGGGGAGGACTTGAAGCTTCTCAAGGTTCTGGGGCTGAAGGATTCACCTGGGCCAACACTCTTTAATCCATGGGGGGTTTGCGTCGACAACGAAGGAGGGGTCTTGGTGGCAGACTGGGGACAGAAACATTCCATTATCTACTACCCAGCCAAGAAACCTGCCCGAAGTATAGTAACTGAAGGCCTCAGTAGCCCCAGGGGTCTGGCGTCGTGGCAGGACTAccttgtcctggtcgccgacagcaTGCACAACTGTATTAAGGTATTTCAGTATCAAGAAAATGAAGCATGA